In the Desulfatiglans anilini DSM 4660 genome, one interval contains:
- a CDS encoding HMA2 domain-containing protein, with protein sequence MPDLLSAIPEACLTHKTPGRMRIKVSSRTGDHSYFARVKEVFAAKTEDLTLEVNPLTGSLLFKGETVEADRIGGIASEAGLFQLLSTTEWRVPISRRLVEPVGDLSRSVRRFTRGEVDLPGLAFMALLVVGIVQILRGNLRAPPWYTAFWYAMGIFSKSIVDKMHGDE encoded by the coding sequence GTGCCGGACCTTCTGTCTGCCATCCCCGAGGCCTGCCTCACGCATAAGACACCCGGTCGAATGCGGATCAAGGTCTCCTCCAGAACTGGGGATCATTCGTATTTTGCCCGGGTAAAAGAGGTGTTTGCCGCCAAGACGGAAGACCTCACGCTGGAGGTCAATCCGCTGACTGGCAGCCTGCTTTTCAAAGGTGAAACTGTGGAGGCCGACAGGATCGGCGGTATCGCTTCTGAGGCAGGGCTTTTTCAGCTCCTCTCGACGACTGAATGGCGCGTTCCCATCTCCCGGCGGCTGGTGGAACCCGTGGGAGACCTCAGCCGGTCGGTCAGGCGTTTCACGCGCGGCGAGGTGGATCTTCCGGGACTGGCTTTCATGGCCCTCCTTGTCGTGGGCATTGTGCAGATCCTGCGTGGCAACCTGCGTGCGCCCCCCTGGTACACCGCTTTCTGGTACGCCATGGGCATCTTCTCGAAGTCCATCGTCGACAAGATGCACGGCGATGAATAA